Part of the Haemophilus influenzae genome is shown below.
ATTTGCTAATGCATCAATAGTTGCACGAACAACGTTAATTGGGTTGGTAGAACCATACGCTTTAGAAAGAACGTTACGTACACCTGCAACTTCCAATACCGCACGCATTGCACCACCAGCGATGATACCTGTACCTTCACTTGCTGGCTGCATAAATACACGTGAACCAGTATGAACACCTTTAACTGGATGTTGTAATGTACCTTCATTTAAAGCGACATTAATCATATTGCGACGTGCTTTTTCCATCGCTTTTTGGATCGCTGCTGGAACTTCGCGAGCTTTACCATAACCAAAACCTACTCGGCCATTACCATCGCCCACCACAGTTAATGCAGTGAAACTCATAATACGACCACCTTTTACAGTTTTTGATACACGGTTTACTGCGATTAGCTTCTCTTGCAGTTCACCAACTTGTTTTTCGATGTTTGACATCTCAATTTACCTCATTAGAACTGTAGACCAGCTTCACGTGCAGCGTCCGCTAAAGTTTGGACACGTCCATGATATTTAAAACCGGAACGATCAAAAGCAACAGCTTGAACGCCTTTTGCTAATGCGCGTTCTGCAACAGCTTTACCTACTGCTGCTGCAGCATCTTTATTACCGGTGTATTTTACTTGCTCACGAATTGCTTTCTCAACAGTTGAAGCAGCGGCAAGCACTTCTGAACCGTTTGGTGCAATAACTTGTGCATAAATATGACGTGGAGTGCGGTGAATAACTAAACGAGTTACACCTTGCTCTCTCATCATATGACGTGCACGAGCTGCACGACGGATACGAGCTGATTTCTTATCCATAGTGTTACCTTAATTATTTCTTCTTAGCCTCTTTGATACGTACCACTTCATCAGCGTAACGTACCCCTTTACCTTTATAAGGCTCAGGACGGCGATAAGCACGAATATCTGCTGCAACTTGACCGATCAACTGTTTGTCTGCACCTTTCAACACGATTTCGGTTTGAGATGGACATTCTGCAGTAATACCTACCGGCAAAGTGTGCTCTACTGGGTGAGAATAGCCTAAACTTAATGCAATTGCGTTACCTTTAAGTTGAGCTCTGTAACCTACACCCACCAATACTAATTTTTTAATGAAACCTTCAGTAACACCGATAACCATTGCATTAACTAATGCACGTGCAGTACCCGATTGAGCATTTGCTTCAACAAAACCTTCACGTGGAGTGAACGTAAATTGTCCGTTATCTTGTTTTACTTCAACTGATTCATGAATTTTGCGAGATAACTCGCCATTTTTACCTTTTACTGTTAATAGCTGACCGTCGAGTTTAACTTCAACGCCGGCAGGAATATTAACAGGTGCCTTTGCAACACGAGACATTTTCCTACCTCTCTATTAAGCTACATAACAGATGATCTCACCGCCTAAACCTGCTTGACGAGCAGCACGGTCAGTCATAACACCTTTAGATGTAGAAATAACTGCAACACCTAAACCGCCCATAACTTTTGGTAATTCATCTTTACGTTTGTAAATACGAAGACCAGGACGACTTACACGTTGGATGCTTTCTACAACTGGTTTGCCTTGGAAATATTTTAAAGTAATTTCCAATTCAGGTTTAGCACCTTCTAAAACTTTTACGCTTTCGATATAACCTTCAGCAGCTAATACGTTGGCAATTGCCACTTTTAGCTTGGAAGAAGGCATATTGATTGCAACTTTGTTCGCAGCTTGACCGTTACGAATACGGGTCAGCATATCTGCGATTGGATCTTGCATACTCATTGTACTTTTTCTCCGATTCCAAAATAAAGTGGTATATTACCAGCTCGCTTTTTTAAGGCCTGGGATTTCACCGCGCATTGCAGCTTCACGAACCTTAATTCGGCTTAAACCAAACTTACGTAAAACGCCATGAGGACGTCCAGTTTGGCGGCAACGGTTACGTTGACGAGATGGGCTAGAATCACGTGGTAAAGTTTGTAACTTTAACACTGCATCCCAACGATCTTCATCAGAGGCATTGACATCAGAAATGATTTTCTTTAATTCAACACGTTTTGCGTAGAATTTTTCAGCCAATTTAACGCGTTTTACATCGCGTGCTTTCATTGATTGTTTAGCCATTATAACCTGCCTTATTTACGGAATGGGAAATTAAAGGCAGCAAGTAGTGCTTGACCTTCTTCATCATTCTTAGCAGTAGTTGTGATAGTGATATCTAAACCACGTACACGATCTACTTTATCGTAATCGATTTCAGGGAAGATGATTTGTTCACGCACACCCATGCTATAGTTACCACGACCATCGAATGATTTCGCACTTAAACCGCGGAAGTCACGAATACGTGGAACAGCAATTGTAATTAAACGTTCAAAGAACTCCCACATACGCTCACCGCGTAGTGTTACTTTACAACCGATTGGATATCCCTGACGGATTTTAAAGCCAGCAACAGATTTACGAGCTTTAGTTACTAAAGGTTTTTGACCGCTGATTGCTGCTAAGTCCGCTACTGCGTTGTCTAGCAATTTTTTGTCGGTCAATGCTTCACCCACACCCATATTCAGGGTAATCTTTTCGATTCGTGGGACTTGCATGACAGATTTGTAGCCGAATTTATTTTTTAATTCGCTTACTACTTGATCTCTGTAGTAATCATGCAGTTTCGCCATCGCATTACTCCAGTTTGTTAGATAATTTCATTGTTAGATTTGAAGAAACGTACTTTTTTGCCGTCTTCGAATCTAAAACCTACACGGTCAGCTTTATTTGTTTTAGGATTGAAAATCGCAACATTTGAAGCGTCAATTGCAGCTTCTTTTTTCACCAAACCACCAGCCTTTCCTAATGCAGGAACTGGTTTTTCATGTTTAGTAATGATGTTGATACCTTCAACAAACACTTTACCGTTTGGTAACACTTTAGTTACCTTGCCACGCTTGCCCTTATCTTTACCAGTAAGAACAATTACTTCATCATTTTGACGGATTTTAGCAGCCATTACATTCCCCTTACAGTACTTCTGGAGCTAAAGAAATGATCTTCATGAATTTCTCAGAACGAAGTTCACGAGTCACTGGTCCAAAAATACGAGTACCGATTGGTTGCTCAGTGTTATTATTTAAAATTACACAAGCGTTACCATCGAAACGAATAACTGAGCCATCTGGGCGACGAACACCCTTCTTGGTGCGCACAACAACTGCTTTTAATACATCACCTTTTTTTACTTTACCGCGTGGAATTGCTTCTTTTACAGTAATTTTGATGATGTCACCAATCGCAGCATAACGACGGTGCGATCCACCTAGAACCTTGATACACATTACGCTGCGAGCGCCTGAATTATCAGCAACATCCAGCATAGTCTGTTCTTGGATCATATTAGTGCTCCGTTAAGATTAAAAAAACACCCTTTCGGGACGAACCCATCCACACTATTCAGATAGAATGGCGGATAGGCGGCGGATTTTATCAAAAGAAAAAGAGAAAGGCAATGATAATTTACCTTCCTCTTATTGATCTATTTACTAAATAATCCAGTTAAAATTTACCGCACTTTTGGAATTATAAAAATATCCTCATCCTCTCAAAAATTTATCGAATGAAAAATAAACTGCAGAAAAAATGAAACGCTCTCTTCTCTTACCTTAGATAAATTCATCAGTTTTTAGATTTTGGGAAAATTTCCTTGCCTAAAAGCCAAAGATACAGATCGAGCTCTTTTAAGTTAAATCTTTCTAATTTATAAAATCTTTGAAAATCTATCAAAATCTCTTTAAATTTTCTGTAATTTTTTAAATCTTTCCTTTTAAAGGCTGAAAATTTATCTACTTTATTAAAATAGAGGAGATCTTGCTCCACATAGCTATCATAAATTGGGAAAGCAATTGGATTATGATGACTACAATATTTAGTTGCAAAAGAGTAAAAATACTTCTCCTTACCACCAATTGTTACTTCTCCTAATTCACGAACTAATTCAATATCACCAGATTTTAAACGTTTATCTAGATCTTTAATACCCAAAATATGCTTTGCAACATGATGAATAGCAAATATATTTGTACTATAAACATTGTTAGGAATATTTATATTATCAAGCACTGGCTCTATAAAAAGTATCATCTAACAAATATAATCCTGTTACATATTCTCCTAATAAGATTCCAAAAGTCTCTCGATCATATATATCTGCTTCTGTATCCAAATCATTTTCATCATAAAACTCTGTGATGCCAATCTCCTCTTCTTGATAAGGAAGATCATGTATTAATATATACTTCATTGTATCAGATAAATGGCACCACCAATCCCAATCTTCATTAGAAATATTCCCAGTAGTATCTGTATCATTGATAAGTTCTTCTGGGAATTTATCCTCTGCTAATTTTATCGTTTCTTTACGGGTATCAACGCCGTTGATGAAATTAATTAATCTATGACCAAAATAACGAGTATTCCACTCATCAGAATATTCAAAACCAAGATCTTCAGAAATTTCTCTTAAGTACCATTATTAAAAATATTTTTTTCAGTATTTGTTTAGGTGTTATGTCAATAACACCTAAAAGAAAAAGTGCGGTTAAAATTCATTGAATTTTAACCGCACTTTAAAAACAAAAAAGCCAATAGATTTACACTATTGGCTTTTATTTTATTACTCTTTGTTATTAATTAAGCAATAACTGCTTTTTCAACAACACGAACTAAAGTCCAAGATTTGGTTTTTGATAGAGGGCGACATTCGCGAATCTCTACGGTATCACCAACTTTGGCTTCATTGTTCTCATCGTGTACGTGTAATTTAGTTGTACGACGGATAAATTTACCATATAAAGGGTGTTTTACCTTACGTTCAATAGCAACAACGAAAGATTTTTCCATTTTGTCGCTAACAACTTTACCTTGTACGCTACGAATTTTATCAGTCATTACTCACCCGCCTTTTCGGTTAATACAGTTTTTACACGTGCAATATCACGACGCACTTGCTTAGCCTGATGGGTTTGTTGAAGCTGACCGGTGGCTGTCTGCATACGCAACTTGAATTGTTCACCTAAAAGGTTTACTAATTCAGCATTCAGCTCTTCAACACTTTTTGTACGTAAATCTTGAGCTTTCATTACATCACCGTCTTAGTTACGAAAGTGGTCTTAACTGGCAATTTAGCAGCTGCTAATGCAAATGCGTTTCTTGCTACTTCTTCAGACACACCATCCATTTCATAAAGCACTTTACCCGGTTGGATTAAGGCTACCCAGTACTCAACGTTACCTTTACCTTTACCCATACGGACTTCTAATGGTTTTTCAGTAATTGGTTTATCTGGGAATACACGAATCCAGATTTTACCTTGACGTTTTACTGCACGTGACATTGCACGACGTGCCGCTTCGATTTGACGAGCGGTTAAACGACAACGACCAACTGCTTTTAAACCGTAAGTACCGAAACTAACTTCAGTACCGCTCGCGATACCACGGTTGCGGCCTTTGTGAACTTTACGGAATTTTGTACGTTTTGGTTGCAACATTTAGCGTTTCTCCTTACTTACGACCTTTACCGCGAGGAGCCTTTTTAGGCTTATCGGCAGGTTGTTGTTCTGATTGCGCAACGGCAGCCATTCCACCAAGAATTTCACCTTTGAAGATCCACACTTTAACGCCGATTACGCCGTAAGTTGTGTGAGCTTCTGCAGTGTTATAATCGATGTCCGCACGAAGAGTATGTAGAGGTACGCGACCTTCACGATACCATTCTGAACGTGCGATTTCTGCACCACCTAAACGACCGCTAACCTCAACTTTGATACCTTTAGCACCTAAACGCATAGCGCTTTGTACCGCACGTTTCATTGCACGACGGAACATTACACGACGTTCTAATTGAGAAGCGATGCTATCTGCAACTAATTTCGCATCTAATTCAGGTTTTTTCACTTCAGCAATGTTGATTTGAGCAGGAACGCCAGCGATTTTAGACACTGCGTTACGTAATTTTTCAACATCTTCGCCTTTTTTACCGATTACGATACCAGGACGAGCTGTGTGAATAGTTACACGAATACTTTTAGCTGGACGCTCAATAGTAATACGTGAAACTGAAGCATTTGCTAATTCTTTATTTAAGAATTTGCGTACTTTGAAATCGCCTTCAAGATTGTCAGCGAAGTCTTGTGTATTCGCGAACCAAGTAGAGCTCCAAGGTTTAACAATACCTAGGCGAATACCATGTGGATGTACTTTTTGACCCATTGCTATTCCTCTACTTATTAACGATCTGACACAACCACAGTAATGTGGCTAGTACGTTTTAAAATACGATCTGCACGACCTTTAGCACGTGGCATAACACGTTTCATGCTAGGACCTTCATCAACGAAGATTTTAGCAACTTTAAGATCATCGATATCTGCACCGTCATTGTGCTCTGCGTTTGCAATAGCTGATTCTAAAACTTTCTTCACTAAAGCTGCTGCTTTTTTGTTAGTGAAAGTTAAAATTTCTAATGCTTGCGCAACTTTTTTACCACGAATTAAATCGGCAACTAAGCGAGCTTTTTGGGCAGAAGTGCGAGCGTAACGATGTTTTGCGATAGTTTCCATCTCTTTACCTCTTATTTCTTAGCTTTCTTATCTGCCGCGTGACCGCGGTATGTACGAGTCGGTGCAAATTCACCAAGCTTATGACCGATCATTTCATCAGATACATAAACAGGAACGTGCTGACGACCATTATGGACTGCGATGGTCAATCCGATCATTGATGGAATGATCATTGAACGACGGGACCAAGTTTTAATTGGTTTTTTATCCCCGCTTTCCACCGCCTTCTCTACCTTCTTCAACAAGTGTAGGTCAAGGAAAGGACCCTTCTTGAGAGAACGTGGCATGGCTAATCCTCTTTAATTTAATCTATTATTTGCCACGACGACGTACGATATATTTATCAGTACGTTTGTTGTGACGAGTTTTCTTACCTTTAGTTTGAACGCCCCAAGGAGTTACTGGGTGTTTACCAAAGTTACGACCTTCACCACCACCATGTGGGTGATCTACTGGGTTCATTGCAGTACCACGAACTGTAGGGCGAATACCTCTCCAGCGGTTAGCACCAGCTTTACCCAATACGCGAAGCATATGTTCTGAGTTACCAACTTCACCGATTGTTGCAACACATTCAGCTAATACTTTACGCATCTCGCCAGAACGTAAACGTAAAGTTACATAGTTGCCTTCACGTGCGATGATTTGTACATAAGCACCAGCAGAACGAGCGATTTGACCGCCTTTACCTGGTTTTAATTCAACGTTATGTACTGTTGAACCAACTGGGATATTACGCATTGGTAATGAATTACCCACTTTAATTGGTGAGTTTATGCCAGCTTGGATTTGATCGCCTACTGACAAACCTTTAGGTGCTAAGATATAACGGCGTTCACCATCTTTATAAAGCACTAAAGCAATGTTAGCAGAACGGTTTGGATCATATTCCAAACGCTCAACAACCGCTGGGATGTCTAACTTGTTACGTTTGAAATCGATTAAACGGTAGTGTTGTTTGTGACCGCCACCAATGTGACGAGTAGTAATACGACCATAGTTGTTACGACCACCAGTTTTAGATTTAGTATCTAGAAGAGGTGCGTAAGGTTTCCCCTTGTGTAATTCAGGGTTCACGATTTTAACAACGTGACGACGACCAGCGGAGGTCGGCTTACATTTAACGATAGCCATTCTCTAATTTCCTCCGATTACTCTGCACTGTCCACGAAGTCCAAATTTTGGCCTTCGGCTAAAGTTACATAAGCTTTTTTCCAGTCGCTGCGACGACCCATTTTGTTACCACGGCGTTTAGTTTTACCTTTAACAACCACAGTACGAACAGAGTCAACTTTTACTTCAAATAATTGAGCAACAGCAGCAGCAATTTCAGCTTTGTTCGCATCTAAAGCAACTTTAAGTACAACAGTGTTAGATTTTTCAGCATTGTTCGTTGCTTTTTCAGAGATGTGCGGTGCACGTAGCACGCTTAGCAAACGTTCTTGACTCATGCTAGGATCTCCTCAATTTGTTTCACAGCATCAATAGTAACAATCACTTTATCGAAAGCAATTAAGCTAACTGGATCGATACCTTGAACATCACGTACATCAACTTTATATAAGTTACGTGCTGCTAAGAATAGATTTTCATCTAAACTTGCTGTGATAATTAACGCATCTTCAACGGCTAAATCTTTTAATTTTTGTACTAAAACTTTAGTTTTTGGTGCATCTAATTCAAATTTTTCAATAACAACCAAACGGTCTTGACGAACTAATTCAGAAAGAATGCTTTTGATAGCACCACGGTACATTTTCTTGTTCACTTTTTGGCTGTGATCTTGTGGTTTAGCCGCGAAGGTTGTACCACCAGAACGCCAGATTGGTGATTTAATATCACCAGCACGAGCACGACCTGTACCTTTTTGACGCCAAGGTTTTTTACCTGAACCAGACACTTCAGCACGAGTTTTTTGCGCACGAGTACCTTGACGCGCACCTGCTGCATAAGCAACAACAACTTGGTGGATCAACGCTTCGTTAAACTCACGTCCGAAGGTAGTTTCAGAAACAGTTAGTGCGCTTGCACCTACAACTTGTAATTCCATCTCTATCTCCTAGACTTATGCTTTAACTGCTGGCTTAACGATAACATCGCCATTAATAGCACCAGGCACAGAACCTTTTACTAATAGCAATTTACGCTCAGCATCTACACGAACAACTTCAAGTGATTGAACAGTTACACGTTCAGCACCTAAATGTCCTGCCATTTTTTTACCTTTAAACACACGACCCGGAGTTTGGTTTTGACCAATAGAACCAAGTACACGATGTGATAAAGAGTTACCGTGTGTAGCATCTTGAGTACGGAAATTCCAACGTTTAACACCGCCTTGGAAACCTTTACCTTTAGAAGTACCAGTAACATCTACTTTTTTAACATCTGCAAAGATGTCTACATTGATTTCTTGACCTAAAGTGAATTCTTCACCTTCAGTACGAAATTCCCATAAACCGCGACCAGCTTCAACACCTGCTTTCACGAAATGGCCTGCTTCAGGTTTAGTTACACGATTCGCTTTTTTAGAACCAGTAGTAACTTGAACTGCAGTATAGCCATCGTTTTCAAGAGTTTTAACTTGAGTTACGCGGTTGGCTTCGATTTCGATAACGGTAACTGGTACAGAAACACCGTCTTCATTGAAGATACGGGTCATACCAACTTTACGACCGACTAAACCAATCATTGTAATAACCTCTTAATTAACCTAGGCTGATCTGCACGTCCACGCCGGCAGCCAAATCTAAACGCATTAATGCATCAACAGTTTTTTCTGTTGGCTCTACGATATCTACTAAACGTTTGTGAGTACGAATTTCGTATTGGTCACGTGCGTCTTTGTTTACGTGTGGAGAAATCAACACGGTGAAACGCTCTTTACGAGTTGGTAAAGGAATTGGACCACGAACTTGTGCACCAGTACGTTTAGCTGTTTCTACGATCTCCGCAGTAGATTGATCGATCAAACGGTGATCGAAAGCTTTTAAGCGGATACGGATTCTTTGGTTCTGCATTAGACCAGAGCTCCAATAAAATTTAGCTAATAAAAAAACTAACACCAATCACAATTCTAACTTCAAAATAGAAAAGGAGGTGCAAGTTACCTGTTATATAGTCTCCAAATCGGAAACATTGTTCAGCGTGACATATCGTCATGCTCGTTTAATAAATGATTACATTAAACGGCTTTCATATCGAAAGCCTGCAAATACTACATAAAACCGAAACGGATTGCAAGATATTTATTCAAAAATATACAAAGAGTGCGGTTATTTTCTCATATATTTTTATAAACCCGGAGCTTTCCATAATGACGTTGTTAATCCGTTATCGACTAATTGCAATTGTTTCTTATAGATATCCTGCCAACGAGATTTATGGGTTTGATATAACCTGTGATTGTCGGCATTCGGTTGATGTTGACGTTCAAATTTCACCAATTTTTTACTGGCTTCAGATAAGGAAGCATAGATACCTACCCCCACACCTGCTGCAATTGCACAACCTAATGCAGTTGCCTCTTTCACAACCGGAATATTAACCGTCAAACCTGTTACATCGGATAAAATTTGGCTCCATAATTTTCCTTTTGCTCCTCCACCAGCAAACACAATAGAGGTTAATCTTACACCGGAAAATTTTTGCACTTGTTCCAAGTTACATGAAGACACTATCGCGGCATTTTCCTCTAATGCACGGAATAAAACCGCTTTATTACATTTATCAGGATCAATAGAAAGATTAATAAAAGAAGGCGCGGCGTGATACCAAGATTTGAAATGCATCGCATCAGAAAAGATAGGAATTACATCATAAGATCCAACCGGTACTTTTTCAGCCATTTGTTCTAAAAGTGCATATGCATCCGTCCCCAATCGTTCAGCCAGCCGCTTTTCTTCATCGCAAAAAGCATCTCGGAACCAACGCATAGTTAATCCGGTAAAAAAACTAATTGATTCGGCTTGAACTAAAGGTGAAATAACATGGGGATTAATACGAACATTCATTTCAGGATCCGTTACAGGATGTGGTAAATTCACCACCTGTTGCCAAAACGTCCCCCCGATAACTGCCGCCTGCTCTGGCTCAGTCACACCTAAACCGATACAACCCAGTTGAACATCCCCTCCACCGACAATAACAGGCGTCCCCTGCATTAATCCTGTTTTACGGGCTATTTCTGTCGTTACACTACCTAGCAATGTCCCGGTTTCTTTTACCGGTGTTAATATATCTGATACAAGTCCTGCCATATCCAGTAACTCTGCCGACCACTGACGAGTTTTTAAATCCAACATCCCTGTCGTACCAGCATTGGAAGGTTCAACTGCCAACTCCCCACTCAGCATAAATGCCAACCAATCACTAATCATTGAAATCGCTTTCGTTTTACGATAAATATCAGGTCGATGGTGAGCGAGCCATAATAAACGAGGCACAGCACTTAATGCCAAAGTTTGACCAGAAATAGAATATAAATATGATTCAAATGTATTGTTATAAAGCGTCTTTAACTCTTTGACTTCTTCTACCGCACGCGCATCTACATTGCCACATGCCCAAATTGGTTGTTTTTGTTCATCATAAAGCACGATACCTTCACGCATTGAACAAGTAGAAATCGCCGTAATCTGTCCAGCTTGAATTTGCGATTGTTGCAAAGCCTGACGAATACATTCACAAGTTAATTGCCAGTTATTTTTTAAATCAAATTCCATAGAGCCAGGAATATTAGGATCCGACAAATGCGTCCATTCTCGTTGAGCGGCGGCAATCTGATTACCTTCTATATCAAAAATAACCGCTCTTACACTCCCCGTTCCGGCATCTAATGCCATTAAATAAATTGCTTGCTGTGTATTCATCATTTTCTCCTTTCAATTAAGAAGAAAATAAGCCCTTTATCGCTAAACCAACTGCGCTAACATCATTCGAGCCGTGTTTTCTTCTGTGACTAATGAATTAATATAATTTCCCTGCAATGCGCTTAAAATCGCCTCCACCTTATCTTCTCCGCCCGCAACACCAACGACATTAGAAATTTTCTTTAAATTTTCAAGCGGTACACTAATCAGTTCTTCATGTAATGGCATATCAGGCTGCAAACTTCCGTCTCTACGCATAAAATAGCCCAAAATATCCCCTACTGCGCCCTGGTTACGAATAATTTGCTGTTTTTCCTCCGTGATATAACCCGAACGGAGCAATGTCGCTTGCCCCTTTTGGCGCGTTGCTCCTATACCAACAATTGCCGTATTGGCACTGCACGCGGCAAGCATCATGTCACGAACACAGGCTTCACGTTTAAATAACCTTGCCGCCTCAATGGAAGATGCACGTAAAGGTGCAGGAATAATGCTTACAGAGCAGGAACCATCCAATTGCCCGATCCCTTTCATATAAGGCCCCACCCCACCTGATAAGGTGATCAATTTAATGTTATTGTGGGTAATAAACTCACTTGCATACTTTAATGTCTTCATAATCGTATCGCCGAAACCAATTGCTAAAACTTGATTTGGTTTCATTAATGACATCAACATCTGAGCGGCTCCAACACCTAAACGCTCATTAATTTCATGCTGTTCTAATGCCGGTAAAATACGAATATACTTTAATTGAAAATGTTGTTGTAAGGCTTCTTCTAGCTCAAAACAACCGGTAAAACGAGAGTTAATCTGTACCTTAATGATTCCTAATTGCCGGGCTTTTTCTAATAATCGGGAAACTTTTAAGCGAGGTAGCTTTAATTTTTCCCCAATCTCACTCTGCGTTAAATTATCGTGATAATAAAACCACGCCATTCTGGCAAGCAGCTCTTCTTCCGTCATGTTTTGGGAAAATTCACCGTTATCGTCTATTCGTTCATTCATATTTCATTCCTTCTTTATCTGACATTATTCATTTGTTTAAAAATTTTATCAATTGTTCTTTTCTTAATTTTTATAAAAACGTGAACAAGCTCACATTTCTTGAATAAAAACCATAAAAGATCAAAAAATATTCAATTATGTGAGATTGATCACTGTTTTTTCTCATCTTTTCAGATAGAGTTATAAACAAATGATTAATTTAAATTACATTTGTTAATTCAGCATGGTGAGATTATGTGTGATAAAACTCAAAAATGTCTTCTTTCAGCCCATAACATTGGCAAATCATTTTCCGGTGTTGAAGTCTTGAAAGAGATTAATTTTTCCCTTTTTGAAGGTGAAGTTCATGCGTTATTAGGAGGGAATGGCGCAGGAAAATCGACATTAATGAAAATTATCGCCGGCATTCACCCACAGGACTGCGGTGAGCTCATTATTCATGGTTCGCAACAAAACCGACTTTCACCTCATAAAGCGCATCAACTCGGTATTTATTTAGTTCCCCAAGAACCTCTTTTATTTCCTAATTTAACGGTGAAAGAAAACATTTTATTTGGTTTATCCCGGGATACAAAAACAACTGAAA
Proteins encoded:
- the rplW gene encoding 50S ribosomal protein L23 translates to MSQERLLSVLRAPHISEKATNNAEKSNTVVLKVALDANKAEIAAAVAQLFEVKVDSVRTVVVKGKTKRRGNKMGRRSDWKKAYVTLAEGQNLDFVDSAE
- the rplD gene encoding 50S ribosomal protein L4 encodes the protein MELQVVGASALTVSETTFGREFNEALIHQVVVAYAAGARQGTRAQKTRAEVSGSGKKPWRQKGTGRARAGDIKSPIWRSGGTTFAAKPQDHSQKVNKKMYRGAIKSILSELVRQDRLVVIEKFELDAPKTKVLVQKLKDLAVEDALIITASLDENLFLAARNLYKVDVRDVQGIDPVSLIAFDKVIVTIDAVKQIEEILA
- the rplC gene encoding 50S ribosomal protein L3, with protein sequence MIGLVGRKVGMTRIFNEDGVSVPVTVIEIEANRVTQVKTLENDGYTAVQVTTGSKKANRVTKPEAGHFVKAGVEAGRGLWEFRTEGEEFTLGQEINVDIFADVKKVDVTGTSKGKGFQGGVKRWNFRTQDATHGNSLSHRVLGSIGQNQTPGRVFKGKKMAGHLGAERVTVQSLEVVRVDAERKLLLVKGSVPGAINGDVIVKPAVKA
- the rpsJ gene encoding 30S ribosomal protein S10, encoding MQNQRIRIRLKAFDHRLIDQSTAEIVETAKRTGAQVRGPIPLPTRKERFTVLISPHVNKDARDQYEIRTHKRLVDIVEPTEKTVDALMRLDLAAGVDVQISLG
- the lsrK gene encoding autoinducer-2 kinase; its protein translation is MALDAGTGSVRAVIFDIEGNQIAAAQREWTHLSDPNIPGSMEFDLKNNWQLTCECIRQALQQSQIQAGQITAISTCSMREGIVLYDEQKQPIWACGNVDARAVEEVKELKTLYNNTFESYLYSISGQTLALSAVPRLLWLAHHRPDIYRKTKAISMISDWLAFMLSGELAVEPSNAGTTGMLDLKTRQWSAELLDMAGLVSDILTPVKETGTLLGSVTTEIARKTGLMQGTPVIVGGGDVQLGCIGLGVTEPEQAAVIGGTFWQQVVNLPHPVTDPEMNVRINPHVISPLVQAESISFFTGLTMRWFRDAFCDEEKRLAERLGTDAYALLEQMAEKVPVGSYDVIPIFSDAMHFKSWYHAAPSFINLSIDPDKCNKAVLFRALEENAAIVSSCNLEQVQKFSGVRLTSIVFAGGGAKGKLWSQILSDVTGLTVNIPVVKEATALGCAIAAGVGVGIYASLSEASKKLVKFERQHQPNADNHRLYQTHKSRWQDIYKKQLQLVDNGLTTSLWKAPGL
- the lsrR gene encoding transcriptional regulator LsrR, producing MNERIDDNGEFSQNMTEEELLARMAWFYYHDNLTQSEIGEKLKLPRLKVSRLLEKARQLGIIKVQINSRFTGCFELEEALQQHFQLKYIRILPALEQHEINERLGVGAAQMLMSLMKPNQVLAIGFGDTIMKTLKYASEFITHNNIKLITLSGGVGPYMKGIGQLDGSCSVSIIPAPLRASSIEAARLFKREACVRDMMLAACSANTAIVGIGATRQKGQATLLRSGYITEEKQQIIRNQGAVGDILGYFMRRDGSLQPDMPLHEELISVPLENLKKISNVVGVAGGEDKVEAILSALQGNYINSLVTEENTARMMLAQLV